The proteins below come from a single Faecalibaculum rodentium genomic window:
- a CDS encoding IS607 family transposase produces MIRKSELTKDFYKPKEAGTLIGRGPRTVSSLVRAGKLEAIRSDINRILIPRDSVAKLLEQSGLLLEDEDARRDAIYARASSHEQKNRGDLERQVLDIMNACEKEGLDKPVIIRDTGSGLNTKRKGLVRLIEMAKNHEIKRIFITSKDRLTRFGYEYLEELFAMAGVELTTLQEEENKDLQEELVDDMISLLASFSGKLYRIRGNKKKKMREIIDSVPEEDRE; encoded by the coding sequence ATGATCAGAAAAAGCGAACTCACAAAGGATTTCTACAAGCCAAAGGAAGCGGGTACCCTGATTGGCAGAGGACCAAGAACTGTCTCTAGCTTGGTCCGTGCCGGAAAACTTGAAGCCATAAGAAGCGACATCAACCGGATCTTGATCCCCAGGGACAGTGTGGCCAAACTGCTCGAACAGTCAGGGCTTCTGCTGGAAGACGAGGATGCAAGAAGGGATGCCATCTATGCAAGAGCTTCCTCTCATGAGCAGAAAAACAGGGGTGATCTGGAAAGACAGGTCCTGGACATCATGAATGCCTGTGAAAAAGAAGGGCTGGACAAACCGGTCATCATCAGAGATACCGGATCCGGGCTCAACACAAAGCGAAAAGGGCTGGTCCGGCTGATCGAAATGGCAAAGAATCACGAGATCAAGAGGATCTTCATCACCAGCAAAGACCGGCTGACCAGGTTTGGCTATGAATATCTGGAAGAGCTGTTCGCCATGGCAGGCGTGGAACTGACCACTCTGCAGGAAGAAGAAAACAAGGACCTTCAGGAGGAACTGGTCGACGATATGATTAGCCTGCTGGCATCCTTTTCCGGAAAGCTGTACCGGATCAGGGGGAACAAGAAAAAGAAGATGCGGGAGATCATAGACTCTGTACCTGAGGAGGACCGGGAATGA
- a CDS encoding C39 family peptidase, whose translation MKETGNRKRQMSYTHLWVLTAFAVVAVFGICWGILAADYHTTQAARHEKLGEAVKARKDLESRLSQETNFRNLDQGDYDTFMAMVAQDNAGAYQDLEPYNNEKTEIPDDVAARVDTADPDTDGRRYLDLWDDQSIPSEYLTFLSRDDQRLDIVSRIHELEGNTQAPETLSESLETVPHLLQWDERWAYLPYGTSNMLFAGCAPTSLAMVFSYLNQDPSITPYAVAQFSEQAGDYVDGIGSSHSLLGDAANNWGIQFEAISPTKEMMEASLNAGNILVLSMNPGDFTRVGHFIVVTGMEDGQFKVLDPNSNKNTRLWDPQTVADQTAFAWAYWK comes from the coding sequence ATGAAAGAAACAGGAAACAGGAAGCGGCAGATGTCCTATACACATTTGTGGGTTTTGACCGCATTTGCAGTGGTGGCGGTCTTCGGCATCTGCTGGGGCATCCTGGCAGCGGACTACCACACTACACAGGCGGCAAGACATGAAAAGCTCGGGGAAGCCGTGAAAGCCAGGAAGGACCTGGAATCCCGTCTGTCGCAGGAAACCAATTTCCGGAACCTGGACCAGGGGGACTATGACACGTTCATGGCCATGGTGGCGCAGGACAATGCAGGGGCGTATCAGGATCTGGAGCCTTACAACAACGAGAAAACGGAAATCCCCGATGACGTGGCCGCACGGGTGGACACCGCGGATCCCGACACAGACGGCAGGCGCTACCTGGATCTCTGGGATGACCAGAGCATCCCTTCGGAGTACCTGACCTTCCTGTCCCGGGATGATCAGCGCCTCGACATCGTGTCCAGGATCCATGAGCTGGAGGGAAACACCCAGGCCCCGGAGACCCTGAGCGAGTCCCTGGAAACTGTCCCGCATCTTCTGCAGTGGGACGAACGGTGGGCGTATCTGCCCTATGGCACAAGCAATATGCTGTTTGCGGGGTGTGCACCCACGTCGCTGGCCATGGTGTTTTCCTACCTGAACCAGGATCCGTCCATCACGCCGTACGCCGTGGCGCAGTTCTCCGAACAGGCCGGTGACTATGTGGACGGTATCGGAAGCTCCCATTCCCTGCTGGGGGATGCGGCAAACAACTGGGGAATCCAGTTCGAAGCCATTTCCCCGACGAAGGAAATGATGGAGGCATCCCTGAATGCCGGCAACATTCTGGTGCTGTCGATGAATCCGGGGGACTTCACGAGAGTCGGTCACTTCATTGTGGTGACGGGAATGGAAGACGGTCAGTTCAAGGTGCTGGACCCCAACTCCAATAAAAACACCCGTCTCTGGGATCCCCAGACCGTGGCTGACCAGACTGCCTTCGCCTGGGCCTACTGGAAGTAG
- a CDS encoding potassium channel family protein, translating to MKELQVIWAMLKRTGMQRFLAGFALFYILFCFLIQITDPAVQSFGDALWFGLNVITTIGLGDYTVTTPLARILVVLLGLGGVLMFAFIPGVMTSYYLERVENKKDETLNQFYDQLVRAPELTDREKKAIAEKTRAIRKKVGK from the coding sequence ATGAAAGAACTGCAAGTGATATGGGCCATGCTCAAACGCACCGGCATGCAGCGGTTTCTTGCCGGCTTTGCCCTCTTTTACATCCTCTTCTGCTTCCTCATCCAGATCACGGACCCCGCCGTCCAAAGCTTCGGTGACGCCCTGTGGTTCGGCCTGAATGTCATCACCACCATCGGCCTGGGAGACTATACGGTGACCACGCCTCTGGCCAGGATCCTGGTGGTGCTCCTGGGACTGGGTGGGGTGCTGATGTTCGCCTTCATTCCCGGTGTCATGACCTCCTATTACCTCGAGCGGGTGGAGAACAAAAAGGATGAAACCCTGAACCAGTTCTATGACCAGCTCGTCCGTGCCCCGGAACTCACCGACCGGGAGAAGAAAGCCATCGCCGAAAAGACACGGGCGATCCGGAAGAAGGTGGGGAAATGA
- a CDS encoding IS200/IS605 family element transposase accessory protein TnpB, translated as MRTMDMPPVYEQPGSLILPLEIRLDKRLCPEVIDCIDDGLSVYSSAYRYAFSQIDHGQRNLNQLTKDLQYKYGLKSRAANSIARDAKARHQAGLELARVQDKNLRASILRKKKRLKKLKKTVEEKSREAAAGRLGHHELSHYRRQKHVLWRLGQLIPRLEAKLKRWKKDIENRHVRLCFGTKKLFKAQYHLKENGLSCHEGWKELFVRSRDRMMYLCGKNDEKNGNQLCHLFRMEDGSWTIGILPVLKPEKGQDKIITGPVKITHAPGLELLNKTFDGFEAAQPAKQAVSVRILRRKKGHYVQFYLHLPKPEGWSTSSFEGAIGLDFNADHIALCETDRSGSVVYARRISLHGFGRKKHNYDQGIAQMMSAVKEITGEARLKGKDLVIENLDFSGKKTDLQKNRDYNRMITQLAYGRYTQAVKRRCFKDNVDLKIVDPAYTSKKAKETVCRELGINVHLGAACMIARRGLGLF; from the coding sequence ATGAGGACCATGGATATGCCTCCTGTTTATGAACAGCCGGGATCTCTGATCCTCCCTTTGGAGATACGTCTGGATAAAAGACTGTGCCCGGAAGTGATCGACTGTATCGATGACGGGCTTTCTGTTTATTCAAGTGCATACAGGTACGCCTTTTCCCAGATCGACCACGGGCAGAGAAACCTGAACCAGCTCACCAAAGACCTCCAGTACAAATACGGCCTGAAAAGCCGGGCAGCCAATTCCATTGCCAGAGACGCAAAAGCCAGACATCAGGCAGGACTGGAACTGGCCAGAGTGCAGGACAAAAACCTTCGTGCTTCCATACTCCGTAAAAAGAAACGGCTGAAAAAGCTGAAGAAAACAGTAGAGGAAAAAAGCAGAGAAGCCGCAGCCGGCCGACTGGGGCATCACGAACTCTCTCATTACCGCAGACAGAAGCATGTTCTGTGGCGTCTGGGCCAGCTGATCCCCAGGCTGGAAGCCAAACTGAAGCGATGGAAGAAGGATATCGAAAACAGGCACGTCCGCCTTTGCTTTGGCACAAAGAAACTCTTCAAGGCTCAGTACCACCTGAAAGAAAACGGTCTGTCCTGTCATGAGGGATGGAAAGAGCTGTTTGTCAGAAGCAGGGACCGGATGATGTACCTCTGCGGTAAAAACGATGAGAAAAACGGGAACCAGCTCTGCCATCTGTTCCGCATGGAAGACGGGAGCTGGACGATTGGGATCCTTCCTGTGCTCAAGCCAGAAAAAGGACAGGACAAGATCATCACCGGTCCGGTAAAGATCACCCATGCACCCGGGCTTGAACTGCTCAATAAGACATTTGACGGCTTTGAAGCTGCCCAGCCAGCGAAGCAGGCGGTCAGTGTCCGGATCCTGAGGAGGAAGAAGGGGCATTATGTCCAGTTCTATCTTCATCTGCCAAAACCGGAAGGATGGAGCACTTCCTCTTTTGAGGGAGCGATCGGTCTTGATTTCAATGCCGACCACATAGCGCTTTGCGAGACGGACCGGAGCGGGAGCGTAGTGTATGCAAGAAGGATCAGCCTGCATGGATTCGGCAGGAAGAAGCATAACTATGATCAGGGGATCGCTCAGATGATGTCTGCAGTAAAGGAGATAACGGGCGAAGCCCGCTTGAAGGGGAAAGATCTTGTCATCGAAAATCTTGACTTCTCCGGCAAAAAAACAGATCTCCAGAAGAACAGGGACTACAACCGGATGATCACTCAGCTGGCTTACGGCCGATACACCCAGGCAGTAAAGAGAAGATGCTTCAAGGACAACGTGGACCTGAAGATCGTGGATCCGGCTTATACATCAAAGAAAGCAAAAGAGACAGTATGCAGGGAACTTGGCATCAATGTTCATCTCGGTGCTGCCTGCATGATCGCAAGAAGAGGACTCGGCCTCTTTTGA
- a CDS encoding diacylglycerol/lipid kinase family protein, which produces MEYTTDREAAGKPLLFVYNPHAGSSKILESLNALLSQVVASGRRVEVHPTQGPRDATEKVLRDRDQYARIIAAGGDGLFHEVVNGLAGCDIPVGYVPVGTVNDFASTHHLSFDPQAAMKTALEGEVHTVDAGSFNGEVFTYVAAVGIGTQAAWDTSQDMKKRFGTLAYVASVIQSIDFTHWENNSARMAIETDDRSFAGDFTYGMVCNTFSVGGSDILVPNEANLSDGLLEYLFIRRPMNLTELNQILRSLASRDFSSPFFEWGQTRALHVQSEAAHWTLDGEYGGEITDAEIRCLPGFLHLVKDPKPA; this is translated from the coding sequence ATGGAATACACGACCGATCGCGAGGCGGCCGGAAAGCCGCTGCTGTTTGTCTACAATCCCCACGCAGGGTCCAGCAAAATCCTGGAATCCCTGAACGCACTGCTCTCTCAGGTGGTGGCCTCGGGGCGCCGGGTGGAGGTCCACCCCACGCAGGGTCCCCGGGATGCCACAGAAAAAGTGCTCCGGGACCGGGATCAGTATGCCCGCATCATCGCGGCCGGCGGTGACGGACTGTTTCATGAAGTCGTCAATGGCCTGGCCGGCTGCGACATTCCCGTCGGCTATGTGCCGGTGGGGACCGTGAATGATTTTGCGAGCACGCACCATCTTTCCTTCGATCCGCAGGCAGCCATGAAAACCGCCCTGGAGGGAGAGGTCCATACCGTGGATGCCGGAAGCTTCAATGGCGAGGTGTTTACCTATGTCGCCGCTGTGGGCATCGGGACACAGGCGGCCTGGGACACGTCCCAGGACATGAAGAAACGGTTCGGCACCCTGGCCTATGTGGCGTCGGTGATCCAGTCCATTGATTTCACGCACTGGGAGAACAACTCTGCCCGGATGGCCATCGAAACGGATGACCGGTCCTTTGCGGGGGACTTCACCTATGGCATGGTGTGCAATACCTTCTCCGTGGGGGGATCGGACATCCTGGTGCCCAATGAAGCCAATCTCTCGGATGGTCTGCTGGAATATCTCTTCATCCGCCGGCCGATGAACCTCACGGAACTCAACCAGATCCTGCGGTCTCTCGCGAGCCGTGATTTCTCCTCTCCCTTCTTTGAATGGGGACAGACCCGGGCGCTGCATGTGCAAAGCGAAGCGGCGCACTGGACCCTGGATGGCGAATATGGCGGGGAAATCACTGATGCTGAGATCCGGTGCCTGCCCGGGTTCCTGCATCTGGTGAAAGACCCGAAACCTGCGTGA
- a CDS encoding pyruvate kinase, with the protein MDLELFGTLGPACHDVKRLKRMIESGMNGIRLNLSHGSLEEKQDWIAALHEAQKETGQRVTLLVDLRERELRIQDMEPLDLETGSCVGFGTDIPADRALCSLITPGMTIQLDDGRVKLRALNLNADGSWDCEVLQGGCLQGRKSCALEGAPIPFSPLCEDDLKNLDNARRFGVTALMVPFVQSARDLETVRRELTHRGLNLRLYAKIENEEGCRNLEKILPLADMIVIARGDLGQDTGLVRLPGIQRDLERRCQRGGKPWMVVTELLASMVQSPVCTRAEANDVFRAVADGASAVMLTNETAAGQWPEEAMDMLCRLAREGLREREALASAVCDGRPLDH; encoded by the coding sequence ATGGATCTTGAACTGTTCGGAACGCTGGGTCCCGCGTGTCACGATGTGAAGCGTCTGAAGCGGATGATTGAATCGGGGATGAACGGCATCCGGCTGAATCTCTCGCATGGGTCTCTGGAGGAAAAACAGGACTGGATCGCGGCGCTGCATGAGGCACAGAAAGAAACGGGGCAGCGGGTGACCCTGCTCGTGGACCTCAGGGAACGGGAATTGCGGATCCAGGACATGGAACCGCTGGATCTGGAAACCGGCAGCTGTGTCGGATTTGGCACAGACATCCCGGCGGATCGGGCCCTGTGTTCTCTGATCACACCGGGGATGACCATTCAGCTGGATGACGGGCGTGTGAAGCTCAGGGCGCTGAACCTGAATGCCGACGGCTCCTGGGACTGCGAGGTACTGCAGGGAGGCTGCCTGCAGGGACGGAAAAGCTGTGCCCTGGAAGGGGCGCCGATACCCTTTTCTCCTCTCTGTGAAGATGACCTGAAAAACCTGGACAACGCCAGGCGCTTCGGGGTGACGGCACTGATGGTCCCCTTTGTGCAAAGTGCACGGGATCTGGAAACGGTGCGCCGGGAACTGACACACAGGGGGCTGAACCTGCGGCTTTATGCGAAGATCGAGAACGAGGAAGGGTGCCGGAATCTGGAAAAGATCCTGCCGCTGGCGGATATGATCGTCATTGCACGCGGGGACCTGGGGCAGGATACGGGTCTTGTGCGGCTGCCCGGGATCCAGCGGGATCTGGAACGGCGCTGCCAGCGTGGCGGGAAGCCATGGATGGTGGTGACGGAACTCCTTGCCTCCATGGTCCAGTCTCCAGTCTGCACACGGGCGGAAGCCAATGATGTGTTCCGGGCCGTGGCAGACGGCGCTTCGGCGGTGATGCTCACGAACGAAACCGCGGCCGGGCAGTGGCCGGAGGAAGCCATGGATATGCTGTGCCGCCTGGCCCGGGAAGGGCTTCGGGAACGCGAAGCGCTGGCGTCGGCGGTCTGCGATGGCAGGCCACTGGATCATTGA
- a CDS encoding FUSC family protein, protein MSFYQMMQLDPASNRKLRADAAPETVRKLRLAMVARSALIVVFAIAFIGLMSTWFGAENSSMAVSIFCILLASRFAGFGYRISDSLLCMGLSFFLLLTGPVLALLPHELFWALLIDFVSLLTIIVMTCENPELGNGGLYTFAYIFLSGNPVRGDAFVQRAWLTVLGFALCGFVLWHNHRDQNRDRTFVSILRGFSLRSYKCQWQLRLAFGVSLLLALFSTLDMTRFMWAGFACGSLLADVEVESHIHEKLRDRLLGAVIGSVAFWLIWSVLPVNLEPLLGPVGGMCLGLCAEYRHKTMLNCFGALALAAGMYGLQGAVLLRIIMTLLGILFAILFFYVYDHFVMTAFVPEKSRLEPYRDDPER, encoded by the coding sequence ATGTCGTTTTATCAGATGATGCAGCTGGATCCTGCATCCAACCGGAAACTGCGTGCAGATGCAGCCCCGGAGACCGTCCGGAAGCTGCGGCTGGCGATGGTGGCACGCTCGGCGCTGATCGTCGTATTCGCGATTGCCTTCATCGGCCTCATGAGCACCTGGTTCGGGGCGGAGAACAGCAGCATGGCTGTGTCCATTTTCTGTATCCTGCTGGCGAGCCGCTTCGCAGGGTTCGGGTACCGCATATCGGATTCCCTGCTCTGCATGGGACTCAGCTTCTTCCTCCTGCTGACAGGTCCGGTTCTGGCCCTGCTGCCCCATGAGCTGTTCTGGGCGTTGCTGATCGATTTTGTCAGTCTGCTGACCATCATTGTCATGACGTGTGAAAACCCGGAACTGGGCAACGGCGGGCTGTATACCTTCGCATATATTTTCCTGAGCGGCAATCCCGTTCGGGGGGATGCCTTTGTGCAGCGGGCGTGGCTGACAGTCCTGGGGTTCGCGCTTTGCGGATTCGTGCTCTGGCACAACCACCGGGACCAGAACAGAGACCGGACCTTTGTGTCGATCCTGCGCGGATTTTCCCTGCGCAGCTACAAATGCCAGTGGCAGCTGCGGCTGGCGTTTGGCGTGAGTCTGCTTCTGGCGCTGTTCTCGACCCTGGATATGACCCGCTTCATGTGGGCCGGATTCGCCTGCGGGTCCCTGCTGGCGGATGTGGAAGTCGAGAGCCACATTCATGAAAAGCTCCGGGACCGGCTGCTGGGGGCGGTCATCGGCTCGGTGGCGTTCTGGCTGATCTGGTCTGTGCTTCCGGTGAACCTGGAACCGCTGCTGGGGCCGGTGGGCGGCATGTGTCTGGGGCTCTGTGCCGAATACCGCCACAAGACGATGCTCAACTGCTTCGGCGCCCTGGCGCTGGCAGCGGGCATGTACGGACTCCAGGGCGCTGTGCTGCTCAGGATCATCATGACTCTCCTGGGGATCCTGTTTGCGATCCTGTTCTTCTATGTGTATGACCATTTTGTCATGACGGCGTTTGTGCCGGAGAAATCCCGGCTGGAGCCGTACCGGGATGACCCGGAGCGCTGA
- a CDS encoding ATP-binding protein, whose translation MLRRKITSQLENWYKTSPQTALCIFGARQVGKTTVAQAFARQNFQKMVELNFLLEPGAARIFKTAESCTQLLERISLFKDTSIVPGNTLLLLEEIQECPAARTAVKGLVLDGTVRVIETGSLLGVRISEIKSHPVGYEEYLNMYPLDFEEFLWAAGVQEETLNHLKQAFDARVPVDAYIHHRLLDLWRYYLIVGGMPAVCQEFFTTRDLPEVVHLQRQIVESYRSDIAKYADKTQRPRILEVFESIPPQLASQNLRFYLSEIRKGARMAEFEQGLDWIIKAGIALPSYNVTEPQIPLELNEKRSLFRLFFLDTGLLCSCYPGIQLPILQNEPDANWGAVLENAAAQSLVSAGFQLFYFSSKKYGELDFVLQKGQSVVPVEMKSGSSFHPHPALNKVLQAANWTFAQPVVFCTGNVHEQDGILYLPWYMLMFLEPEPVPSFSFEALDLPL comes from the coding sequence ATGTTGAGAAGAAAAATCACCAGTCAGCTGGAAAACTGGTATAAAACGTCTCCACAAACAGCCCTCTGTATTTTTGGTGCCAGACAAGTTGGGAAAACCACTGTAGCACAGGCCTTTGCCAGACAGAACTTTCAGAAAATGGTGGAACTGAATTTTCTGCTGGAACCAGGAGCTGCGCGGATTTTTAAAACAGCAGAATCCTGTACGCAGCTGCTGGAGCGAATATCCCTGTTCAAAGATACTTCCATCGTTCCCGGCAATACGCTGCTTCTTCTGGAAGAAATCCAGGAATGTCCCGCTGCCAGGACGGCTGTCAAGGGACTGGTTCTGGACGGGACTGTGCGGGTCATCGAAACCGGATCCCTTCTGGGTGTCCGCATCTCCGAAATCAAGTCACATCCTGTCGGGTACGAAGAATATCTGAACATGTATCCACTGGACTTTGAAGAATTTCTCTGGGCTGCTGGTGTGCAGGAAGAGACGCTGAATCATCTGAAGCAGGCATTTGATGCCAGGGTGCCTGTGGATGCGTATATTCATCATCGTCTTCTGGATCTGTGGCGGTATTACCTGATCGTCGGAGGCATGCCGGCAGTCTGCCAGGAATTCTTCACAACCAGAGACCTGCCTGAAGTCGTGCACCTCCAGAGACAGATCGTGGAATCCTATCGTTCGGATATCGCAAAATATGCCGACAAGACACAGCGTCCCCGGATACTGGAAGTCTTTGAATCCATTCCACCACAGCTTGCCAGCCAGAACCTGCGGTTTTATTTAAGCGAAATCCGCAAAGGTGCACGCATGGCCGAGTTTGAGCAGGGACTGGACTGGATCATCAAAGCCGGCATTGCCCTGCCATCCTATAACGTCACAGAACCGCAGATTCCTCTGGAGCTGAACGAAAAACGCAGTCTTTTCCGGCTGTTCTTCCTGGATACCGGTTTGCTGTGCTCCTGTTATCCCGGCATCCAGCTTCCCATTCTCCAGAATGAGCCTGACGCCAACTGGGGCGCTGTCCTGGAAAATGCAGCCGCGCAGTCCCTGGTCAGTGCAGGCTTCCAGCTGTTTTATTTCAGTTCCAAAAAATATGGGGAGCTGGACTTTGTCCTCCAGAAAGGACAGTCTGTGGTGCCGGTGGAAATGAAATCCGGCAGTTCCTTTCATCCCCATCCGGCGCTGAATAAAGTGCTGCAGGCCGCCAACTGGACCTTTGCGCAGCCGGTCGTTTTCTGCACAGGCAACGTGCACGAACAGGACGGTATTCTCTACCTGCCCTGGTATATGCTCATGTTTCTGGAACCCGAGCCGGTCCCTTCGTTCAGCTTCGAAGCTCTCGACCTGCCACTCTGA
- a CDS encoding aromatic acid exporter family protein, which produces MTHHTKQTLIQMLRLGAGVILAVGIAHEAGLSNSYSAGTIALITLLTSKRESLRQSVWRIVTFFITAGITFLTGLFTPYPIITFGLTVMLLYLICERLDILPVLAVNGVICAHFVTMGQFSWGMLLDEFLMVLTGVASALVCGQIYSGKNARAQLRRRMKRDDRILADWLSALADQLGKGSVALPELAGYERQLKEDLRLAVNYTENSYAAHAEYFAEYFEMRIKQVEVLKNLEWELANYQVPPAQSQVITEFIRYLARYVCEMNEPTAQETQLQRLLQELRHETLPRTREEFEHRAILYHILMTIREFISLKRQFVDGLSEKQKEAYWRQDD; this is translated from the coding sequence ATGACACATCACACAAAGCAGACACTGATCCAGATGCTGCGGCTGGGGGCCGGTGTCATTCTCGCCGTGGGCATTGCCCATGAAGCCGGGTTGTCCAACAGCTATTCCGCCGGGACCATTGCCCTGATCACATTGCTCACCAGCAAGCGGGAGTCCCTGCGTCAGAGCGTCTGGCGGATCGTCACCTTTTTCATCACGGCGGGGATCACCTTTCTGACCGGGCTGTTCACGCCCTATCCCATCATCACCTTCGGCCTGACGGTGATGCTGCTGTATCTCATCTGCGAGAGACTGGACATCCTGCCGGTGCTGGCGGTCAACGGGGTGATCTGCGCCCATTTCGTGACCATGGGGCAGTTTTCCTGGGGCATGCTGCTGGATGAATTCCTGATGGTGCTCACGGGTGTTGCCAGTGCGCTGGTGTGCGGGCAGATTTATTCCGGGAAGAACGCCCGGGCGCAGCTTCGGCGGCGGATGAAACGCGATGACCGGATCCTGGCGGACTGGCTTTCTGCCCTGGCGGATCAGCTGGGAAAGGGAAGCGTGGCGCTGCCGGAGCTTGCGGGATATGAACGGCAGCTGAAGGAAGACCTGCGTCTGGCGGTCAACTATACCGAGAATTCCTATGCGGCGCATGCAGAGTATTTTGCGGAGTACTTCGAGATGCGCATCAAGCAGGTCGAGGTGCTGAAAAACCTGGAGTGGGAACTGGCCAACTATCAGGTCCCGCCGGCCCAGAGCCAGGTTATTACGGAGTTTATCCGCTATCTGGCACGATATGTCTGCGAGATGAATGAGCCGACGGCGCAGGAAACACAGCTGCAGAGACTGCTGCAGGAGCTCCGGCATGAGACACTGCCCAGGACGCGGGAGGAATTCGAACACCGGGCGATCCTGTACCATATCCTGATGACGATCCGGGAATTCATTTCTTTGAAGCGGCAGTTCGTTGACGGATTGTCCGAGAAACAGAAGGAAGCCTACTGGCGGCAGGATGACTGA
- a CDS encoding DMT family transporter, giving the protein MISGLAGGFLWALDTVILSLVLAPFSMSFAAPLAATALHDAFSALWLALLATIRRRWSSVVRAIKHKDGRRVMLAALLGGPVGMAGYVMAIRFLGPGLAASISSFYPALGLAASALLFHEPVKRHQVAGMVLSLVCLVLMSGQAAGGTDFWLGILCALCSTAGWAAEGLLVQKAASLDNDIALLLRQSVSGAVFWILVLPLFGGLPVALSMAQSPWLVAAASLAGTASYLCYYLAIHRIGAARAMPLNITYCAWAVVLAWVFQGTTVSGPEAVFCAGVILGGVLSAW; this is encoded by the coding sequence GTGATCAGCGGCCTGGCGGGCGGCTTTCTCTGGGCGCTGGACACCGTGATCCTGTCACTGGTCCTTGCGCCTTTTTCCATGTCCTTTGCGGCGCCTCTGGCCGCCACGGCGCTGCACGATGCCTTCAGCGCCCTGTGGCTCGCCCTGCTTGCCACGATCCGCCGCCGGTGGTCTTCCGTTGTCCGGGCGATCAAGCACAAAGACGGCCGCCGCGTCATGCTGGCGGCGCTGCTGGGAGGCCCCGTGGGGATGGCCGGGTATGTCATGGCGATCCGTTTTCTGGGCCCGGGGCTGGCTGCCTCCATTTCCTCTTTTTATCCTGCACTGGGACTGGCTGCTTCTGCTCTGCTGTTTCATGAACCGGTGAAGCGGCATCAGGTGGCGGGCATGGTCCTCTCCCTGGTCTGTCTCGTGCTCATGTCCGGACAGGCTGCCGGCGGCACGGATTTCTGGCTTGGGATCCTGTGCGCCCTGTGCTCCACTGCCGGATGGGCGGCGGAAGGCCTGCTGGTGCAGAAAGCCGCTTCCCTGGACAACGACATTGCTCTGCTTCTGCGACAGTCGGTGTCGGGTGCGGTGTTCTGGATCCTGGTCCTGCCGCTCTTTGGCGGACTGCCGGTGGCACTGTCCATGGCTCAAAGCCCGTGGCTGGTGGCTGCCGCCAGCCTGGCAGGAACCGCGAGTTATCTGTGTTACTATCTGGCGATCCACCGCATCGGTGCAGCCCGGGCGATGCCTCTGAACATCACCTACTGTGCCTGGGCGGTGGTGCTGGCATGGGTGTTCCAGGGAACCACTGTATCCGGTCCGGAGGCAGTGTTCTGCGCCGGGGTGATCCTGGGTGGGGTGCTGTCGGCGTGGTGA
- a CDS encoding potassium channel family protein, with protein sequence MIRSLQLFWLILERLHLKKFLFVFLLWYVIACILLWILDPGITTLADGFWFGFILVTTIGFGDFTVTTLPARIVAGILGLYGDLVITFLTGAITSWFFEKFQAFRGHSVGAFVTQLEHMDELSNEELQQVADKAKALRAQKEAGKQTSA encoded by the coding sequence ATGATCCGCAGTCTCCAGCTCTTCTGGCTGATTCTGGAACGCCTGCATCTGAAGAAATTCCTGTTTGTGTTCCTGCTCTGGTATGTCATTGCGTGCATCCTGCTCTGGATCCTGGATCCGGGCATCACCACCCTCGCCGACGGATTCTGGTTCGGGTTCATCCTCGTGACGACCATCGGCTTCGGGGACTTCACCGTCACGACGCTCCCTGCCCGTATTGTCGCCGGGATCCTGGGGCTCTATGGCGATCTGGTGATCACGTTTCTGACCGGCGCCATCACGTCCTGGTTCTTCGAAAAGTTCCAGGCCTTCCGCGGGCATTCCGTCGGCGCGTTCGTGACGCAGCTCGAACACATGGATGAGCTCTCCAACGAGGAACTGCAGCAGGTCGCTGACAAGGCGAAGGCCCTCCGGGCGCAGAAAGAAGCCGGGAAACAGACATCCGCATGA